In Mongoliitalea daihaiensis, one DNA window encodes the following:
- a CDS encoding mechanosensitive ion channel family protein: MENWIEYLDTLIEQDIRWNVYKTIAILLVLWLIKKGAYKLIGIKKDAEMKRMYHQRKTVQYTLVFIGLLLIGNIWISNFQSITTFLGLLSAGIAIALKDIFVNIAGWMLIYIKKPFDVGDRIQIGEFKGDVVDLRLMHFSILEVGNWVDAEQSTGRIIHVPNGKIFMDPQANYSQGFNYIWNEQHVNISLDSDYKKAQVILKNMLTSMFQPDFKNIEAALKRAQKEHFISFSLYTPTVYAKIHERGIQLSLRYLCNPRKRRFFEHMITEGILDNFKPESSIQIVYPTTSVILKQSGDTKPQA, from the coding sequence ATGGAAAACTGGATCGAATACTTAGATACGCTGATAGAACAGGATATCCGATGGAATGTCTACAAGACCATCGCCATATTACTAGTACTATGGCTAATCAAAAAGGGGGCATACAAACTCATTGGAATCAAGAAAGATGCCGAGATGAAGCGTATGTACCATCAGCGGAAAACGGTTCAATACACCTTGGTATTTATTGGCCTACTGCTGATAGGTAACATTTGGATATCCAATTTTCAGTCCATTACGACTTTCCTTGGGTTATTGTCAGCGGGTATAGCTATCGCCTTAAAAGATATCTTTGTGAATATTGCTGGGTGGATGCTGATCTACATCAAAAAGCCCTTTGATGTGGGTGATCGGATCCAAATTGGTGAGTTTAAAGGGGATGTAGTGGATTTGCGTTTGATGCATTTCAGCATTCTGGAAGTGGGCAATTGGGTAGATGCCGAACAAAGTACGGGTAGGATTATCCATGTTCCGAATGGGAAAATATTCATGGACCCGCAAGCGAATTATAGTCAGGGATTTAATTATATCTGGAATGAGCAACACGTCAACATCAGCTTGGATTCAGATTATAAAAAGGCACAAGTAATCTTGAAAAATATGCTGACGTCCATGTTTCAGCCAGACTTCAAAAATATCGAAGCTGCCTTGAAACGTGCTCAAAAAGAGCATTTTATTTCATTTAGCTTATACACTCCTACCGTGTATGCCAAAATCCATGAGCGCGGGATTCAACTTTCCTTGCGATATCTTTGTAATCCGCGTAAAAGACGATTTTTTGAACACATGATTACAGAAGGAATCTTGGATAATTTCAAGCCCGAATCCTCCATCCAAATTGTGTATCCTACTACGTCTGTGATTCTCAAACAATCAGGCGACACAAAACCTCAGGCCTAA
- a CDS encoding serine hydrolase has protein sequence MKIRRILLSLVLFPIYFSGIAQSTSYKYTLSLPPTINVSYHIRNQSPPYNSINHEGSKQIPAASLIKIPILIAFLEQVDAGLLDLDQVHIIQEKEIVGGAGELQFDGAGQQLSMEKLLHEMIRTSDNTATNILINYLGMPLINESIERWGIKQTSLNRLMMDFEAIEAGRQNYTTVQNLVQLLEKVWKGELLSEHSKAIFLRLLQGCEDKSLIAAALPNYTTYNKTGTLDYIRGDAAIVQSENSIMILAITVEGFDDIDQAETIIRTLSLLLEENMRNFNPPTLPNNN, from the coding sequence ATGAAAATACGACGAATTCTACTATCACTTGTACTTTTCCCTATTTATTTTTCCGGAATAGCGCAATCAACAAGTTACAAGTACACCCTAAGTTTACCTCCAACAATTAACGTAAGCTACCATATCAGAAATCAATCCCCTCCTTACAATTCCATAAACCATGAGGGATCCAAGCAAATACCTGCAGCAAGTCTCATCAAAATACCTATCCTAATAGCTTTCTTGGAACAAGTAGATGCTGGTCTTTTGGATCTTGATCAAGTACATATTATCCAAGAAAAAGAAATCGTTGGTGGTGCAGGTGAATTGCAGTTTGATGGAGCCGGACAGCAGTTATCAATGGAAAAGCTACTTCATGAGATGATTCGTACTTCGGACAATACCGCTACCAATATATTGATCAACTATTTGGGTATGCCACTGATCAATGAAAGCATAGAGCGATGGGGTATTAAGCAAACTTCATTGAATAGGCTTATGATGGATTTTGAAGCAATTGAAGCTGGGCGTCAAAACTACACAACTGTCCAAAACCTTGTGCAACTTTTGGAAAAAGTATGGAAAGGAGAACTCTTGAGTGAGCATTCAAAAGCAATATTTTTAAGATTACTCCAGGGCTGTGAAGATAAAAGCCTAATAGCCGCAGCACTTCCCAATTACACTACCTATAACAAAACAGGCACCTTAGATTACATCCGAGGTGACGCGGCTATCGTTCAATCCGAAAACTCCATTATGATACTTGCCATCACAGTGGAAGGCTTCGATGACATTGATCAAGCCGAAACAATCATTCGAACCCTTTCACTACTTTTGGAAGAAAACATGAGAAATTTCAATCCTCCGACATTACCGAATAACAATTGA
- the trxA gene encoding thioredoxin gives MAKAIEITDANFEEVLKSDKPVLVDFWAEWCGPCKMIGPIVEELAGDYEGKAVIGKVDVDANPAVASALGIRSIPTLMFFKNGELVDKQVGAVPKAVLSQKLDAQL, from the coding sequence ATGGCAAAAGCAATCGAAATTACTGATGCAAACTTTGAAGAAGTATTAAAATCAGATAAACCAGTGCTAGTAGATTTTTGGGCTGAGTGGTGCGGTCCATGTAAAATGATCGGTCCAATCGTAGAAGAATTGGCCGGTGATTATGAAGGCAAAGCGGTGATTGGAAAAGTGGACGTGGATGCAAATCCAGCTGTTGCTTCTGCTTTGGGCATCAGAAGTATTCCTACTTTGATGTTCTTCAAAAATGGAGAATTGGTAGACAAACAAGTGGGTGCAGTTCCAAAGGCTGTTTTATCTCAAAAATTAGACGCTCAACTATAA
- a CDS encoding TlpA family protein disulfide reductase: protein MNVLKTIGRLVLGLLVIVLVAFFSLMIFTEWIKIWNVTLLAWFPLMLAGLGYYLAGRINRSTNPVFLLVLFGAFPIYNLVDLIYFPQVLLVIVFALIGLILSRKELASQYRKVILGISVVVFLFFFVRDPLVFLYKDGVYKDGKPVFTVTLWEGFKSNTIPDGIYLDREGNEVDLRSFEGSDVYVTFWATWCGPCKFHKPALDSLKNSEAARDIVFVDISIDKDQEKWQAYFETEERKGIQLIAKSSSKTMADFQFDGIPYYVSFKADGKFRPAFSPIYFQPE from the coding sequence ATGAATGTTTTGAAAACAATAGGTAGGCTTGTTCTTGGTTTACTTGTGATCGTACTTGTGGCCTTTTTTTCACTGATGATTTTTACTGAGTGGATTAAGATTTGGAATGTTACGCTGCTTGCTTGGTTTCCTTTGATGTTGGCTGGTCTGGGCTATTACTTGGCTGGACGGATCAATCGCTCAACGAATCCGGTCTTTTTATTGGTATTATTTGGAGCATTTCCCATTTATAATTTGGTTGATCTTATTTATTTCCCACAGGTACTGCTAGTGATTGTGTTTGCCTTGATTGGTCTTATTCTTTCAAGAAAAGAGTTGGCATCTCAGTACCGAAAAGTAATCTTGGGAATAAGTGTGGTAGTATTCTTGTTTTTTTTCGTTCGAGACCCGCTTGTATTTCTTTATAAGGATGGAGTTTACAAAGACGGTAAGCCAGTCTTTACCGTAACGCTTTGGGAAGGGTTTAAAAGTAATACTATTCCCGACGGTATTTATCTTGACAGAGAAGGAAACGAAGTGGATCTTCGCAGTTTTGAAGGAAGTGATGTATATGTAACCTTTTGGGCTACTTGGTGCGGACCATGTAAATTCCATAAACCCGCTCTTGATAGTTTGAAGAATAGTGAGGCAGCCCGAGACATTGTTTTTGTGGATATTTCCATAGACAAAGATCAGGAGAAATGGCAAGCGTATTTTGAAACCGAAGAGCGTAAGGGAATACAGTTAATTGCCAAAAGCTCATCCAAAACCATGGCGGATTTTCAGTTTGATGGTATTCCGTACTATGTATCCTTCAAAGCGGATGGTAAGTTTCGTCCAGCTTTTAGTCCAATTTATTTTCAACCGGAGTAG
- a CDS encoding ATP-binding protein yields MLQEKDLNTPIIYINKEDLDFSWMKEAKDLYQYIKDRKYPGKMNYVFIDEIQDIKDFGDALRSLLLDEELDIYCTGSNANLLSVDIAGNLSGRYIEITVFSLSYLEFLDFHELEDNPVNLEKYLKYGGLPYLRHLELNDAIVFEYLKNIYSTIVYRDIINRYGVRNTRFLEQLVLFLASNIGSLFSAKKISDFLKSQKINMAHNQVQTYVEYLCNAFLIHKVPRYDIVGKRLFEVGDKYYFENLGVRHGIWGFRPEDRGKILENVVYNHLIFRGYSVKVGVVEKEEIDFVCQKDGETTYYQVALSINETKTLEREFGNLQKIDDNYPKFVITMDTFDGNTFQGIEHMDLRSFLVQSAAFQ; encoded by the coding sequence ATGCTTCAGGAAAAAGACTTAAATACGCCGATCATTTATATCAACAAAGAAGACTTGGATTTTTCATGGATGAAAGAGGCCAAAGATCTTTACCAGTATATTAAAGATCGAAAATATCCTGGAAAGATGAATTATGTATTCATTGATGAAATTCAAGACATCAAAGATTTTGGAGATGCACTTCGTTCCTTGCTACTAGACGAGGAACTTGATATCTACTGTACAGGAAGCAATGCCAATTTACTCTCTGTAGATATTGCCGGAAATCTCAGTGGAAGGTACATTGAAATTACCGTATTTAGTTTGTCTTACCTGGAGTTTTTGGATTTTCATGAATTGGAAGATAATCCAGTGAATCTTGAGAAATACTTGAAGTATGGAGGATTACCCTACTTAAGACATTTAGAGCTGAATGATGCCATAGTGTTTGAATACCTTAAAAACATTTATTCAACCATCGTATATCGGGACATCATCAACAGATATGGAGTAAGGAATACGAGGTTTTTGGAACAGCTAGTTCTTTTTCTGGCGAGTAATATAGGGAGCCTATTTTCTGCTAAAAAAATTTCAGATTTTCTAAAGTCTCAAAAAATAAATATGGCCCATAATCAGGTACAAACCTATGTGGAATACCTATGCAATGCCTTTTTGATTCATAAAGTGCCTCGATATGACATTGTTGGAAAACGTTTATTTGAAGTGGGAGATAAGTACTACTTTGAAAACTTGGGTGTTAGACATGGAATATGGGGTTTTCGTCCAGAGGACAGGGGGAAAATTTTGGAGAATGTAGTATACAACCATTTGATTTTCCGAGGGTATTCAGTTAAAGTGGGGGTAGTTGAAAAGGAAGAAATTGATTTTGTGTGCCAAAAGGATGGAGAAACAACGTATTATCAGGTAGCATTGAGTATCAATGAAACCAAAACATTGGAAAGGGAATTTGGCAATCTTCAAAAGATAGATGATAACTATCCCAAGTTCGTTATCACGATGGACACGTTTGATGGGAACACCTTTCAGGGGATTGAGCATATGGATTTAAGGAGTTTTTTGGTTCAATCAGCCGCATTCCAATAG
- a CDS encoding CDP-alcohol phosphatidyltransferase family protein yields the protein MPKLSSEDKFLDVSDYGRPFARSFVNRIQHTDITPVQVTYLFGISGLIAVYSILNGHYITAGIFLIIKSILDAADGELARTIERPSYTGRYLDSIFDIFLNFLVLAAIWYVTDASLLLALAAFASVQLQGTLYNYYYVILRHNTAGGEKTSKIMETERPKAFPVESQQTVDFLYDTYNMLYVAFDKMIFYLDQDAADAPVFPKWFMTLISIYGLGFQLLIISIMLSLGMIDLILPFFVAYNVLLVVFIGIRRLLIKH from the coding sequence ATGCCCAAATTATCTTCTGAGGACAAGTTCTTGGATGTCTCCGATTATGGAAGACCCTTTGCGAGAAGCTTTGTCAACCGCATTCAGCACACAGACATCACGCCTGTGCAGGTTACGTATCTTTTTGGTATCAGCGGGTTGATTGCTGTATACAGTATTTTAAATGGTCACTACATCACTGCTGGAATATTCCTGATCATCAAATCGATCCTTGATGCAGCAGACGGGGAACTTGCGCGTACCATTGAGCGTCCTTCGTACACGGGAAGATACTTAGACTCCATTTTTGATATTTTCCTCAATTTTCTCGTTTTGGCAGCCATTTGGTATGTTACGGATGCAAGTTTACTCCTCGCCTTAGCAGCCTTTGCAAGTGTGCAACTCCAGGGTACCCTATACAATTACTACTACGTGATACTTCGACACAACACCGCAGGAGGGGAAAAAACGAGTAAAATTATGGAAACTGAGCGGCCCAAGGCCTTTCCTGTAGAAAGTCAACAAACCGTGGATTTCCTATACGATACATACAACATGCTGTATGTTGCCTTTGATAAAATGATTTTTTACTTGGACCAAGATGCTGCAGATGCGCCTGTGTTCCCCAAATGGTTTATGACACTGATTTCTATCTATGGATTAGGCTTTCAGTTACTGATCATTTCCATCATGCTGTCATTGGGTATGATTGACCTAATTCTGCCCTTCTTTGTGGCTTACAATGTATTATTGGTGGTATTTATTGGTATCAGACGCTTACTAATCAAGCACTAA
- a CDS encoding DNA polymerase III subunit alpha, whose protein sequence is MFINCHSYYSFKYGTLSIEELVSQAKSKKLDALALTDINSVAGVFPFIREAQKVGIHPVIGIDFRNGVRQQYIGLAKNQEGFYELNRHLSYRRTKGLEFDAQAPAFQHSFVIYPFREKVFPLRENEFIGIHPYQLNRLVKSPWYRYKDKLVLLQPVSFSSKTQFNAHRLLRAVDKNTLLSKLEPEEQGDISDQLYSYADMVGRCEGHSYLLYNSQRLLEACQFSFYFQAVKNKRDILGSDWEDYDYLRQETFKGAINRYPDLTPEISKRLEKELELIQQKGFVSYFLINYDIVTFAQHKNYYHVGRGSGANSIVAYCLGITDVDPIELDLYFERFINLYRENPPDFDIDFSWTDRDEVTQYIFDKYNKEGQEHVALLGSYSTFQANSMLRELGKVFGLPKTEIESLIYHAGKSEYIPDQYGKLILKYSQVLHGMPSHLTIHACGILISHKPIHYYTATEMPPKGFPLAHIDMHTAEDIGLHKFDILSQRGLGHIKSAIELIYQNQGVQVDIRQVGTFKKDSKIKELLRTGHTIGAFYVESPAMRMLLAKMKADEYLELVAASSIIRPGVARSGMMREYILRHVDEERRKQAHPVMMDIMPETYGIMVYQEDVIKVAHYFAELSLSEADVLRRGMSGKSRSKDEFQRVKDQFFNNCQRLGRDPKITAEVWHQIESFAGYSFAKGHSASFAVESYQSLYLKAYFPLEFMVGVINNFGGFYHTEFYIHELRMNGADIQAPHINESDYLTNIKGKTVYLGLIHLKYLEKASTEKILSERRANGLFAGLSDFIARVGISLEQTLILIRIGCFRFTGKSKQELLWEAHFILNKRKAVSTGNELFRQAGFRELQVPELEPSDVRQDIVDQIDILEFPLDSPFHLVKDQTVPSIKAKDLKQYLGKQVQIIGYLVTIKYTRTVKGDVMNFGTFIDREGDWIDTVHFPPVVKKHPFKGRGIYLIKGKVTQEFDFYSIEVESCERMAYWNAAD, encoded by the coding sequence ATGTTTATCAATTGCCACTCATACTACAGCTTCAAGTACGGTACGCTCTCCATCGAGGAACTGGTATCTCAGGCCAAGAGCAAAAAGCTCGACGCGCTTGCACTGACGGATATCAATTCAGTAGCCGGAGTGTTCCCCTTTATCCGAGAGGCTCAAAAAGTGGGTATTCATCCCGTGATTGGAATTGACTTCCGCAATGGGGTACGGCAGCAATACATAGGTTTGGCCAAAAATCAGGAAGGCTTCTATGAACTCAATCGCCACCTTTCTTATAGACGTACCAAAGGGCTGGAATTTGATGCACAGGCACCGGCTTTTCAGCACAGTTTTGTCATCTACCCATTTAGAGAAAAGGTCTTCCCCTTACGGGAAAATGAATTTATCGGCATACATCCCTACCAGCTCAATCGCTTGGTCAAGTCTCCTTGGTATCGGTATAAGGATAAATTGGTCTTGCTTCAACCCGTGAGTTTCTCCTCCAAAACACAATTCAATGCCCATCGTCTGCTGCGGGCGGTGGATAAAAACACCTTACTCAGCAAGCTAGAACCTGAGGAACAGGGAGATATCAGCGATCAATTGTACTCTTATGCCGACATGGTCGGGCGCTGCGAGGGGCATAGCTACCTGCTGTATAACTCTCAACGCCTGCTCGAAGCCTGCCAGTTTTCCTTCTACTTCCAAGCAGTGAAAAACAAACGGGACATCTTAGGTTCGGACTGGGAGGACTATGATTACCTGCGGCAGGAAACCTTCAAAGGTGCTATCAACCGCTATCCTGATCTGACTCCCGAGATCAGTAAGCGACTGGAAAAGGAGCTGGAACTGATCCAGCAAAAAGGCTTTGTCTCTTACTTCCTGATCAATTACGACATCGTCACATTTGCCCAGCACAAAAACTATTACCATGTAGGCAGAGGCAGTGGAGCCAATAGTATTGTGGCTTATTGCCTAGGCATTACCGATGTAGACCCCATTGAGCTGGACCTGTACTTTGAGCGCTTTATCAATCTGTATCGAGAAAACCCTCCCGACTTTGATATTGACTTCAGTTGGACAGATCGGGATGAGGTGACCCAATACATATTTGACAAATACAATAAAGAGGGACAGGAGCATGTGGCTCTATTGGGTTCTTACAGCACCTTTCAGGCAAATTCTATGCTGCGGGAATTGGGAAAAGTCTTTGGACTGCCCAAAACTGAGATCGAGTCCTTAATCTACCATGCAGGCAAATCCGAGTACATTCCGGATCAGTATGGGAAGTTGATTCTCAAGTACAGTCAGGTTTTGCATGGCATGCCTTCACACTTGACCATCCATGCTTGTGGCATCCTGATTTCCCACAAACCCATTCACTACTACACCGCTACCGAGATGCCGCCCAAGGGATTTCCTTTGGCACATATCGATATGCATACAGCGGAAGACATTGGCTTGCATAAGTTTGACATCCTCTCTCAGCGGGGATTGGGACATATCAAGAGTGCGATAGAACTCATCTACCAAAACCAAGGGGTACAAGTGGATATCCGGCAGGTAGGAACATTCAAAAAAGATTCCAAAATCAAAGAACTCCTGAGAACAGGCCATACCATCGGTGCCTTTTATGTGGAATCCCCCGCCATGCGGATGTTGCTGGCCAAGATGAAGGCGGATGAATACTTGGAATTGGTGGCGGCGAGTTCCATCATCCGTCCCGGTGTGGCACGCTCGGGCATGATGCGGGAATATATCCTGCGCCATGTGGATGAAGAGCGGCGCAAGCAGGCCCATCCTGTGATGATGGACATCATGCCCGAAACCTACGGCATCATGGTGTATCAGGAAGATGTAATCAAGGTAGCGCACTACTTTGCTGAACTCAGTCTTTCAGAGGCAGATGTACTGCGTAGGGGTATGAGCGGAAAGTCTCGTTCCAAGGATGAATTTCAACGGGTAAAGGATCAGTTTTTCAACAACTGCCAACGCTTGGGCAGGGACCCCAAAATAACAGCTGAGGTTTGGCATCAGATTGAGAGTTTTGCAGGCTATTCCTTTGCCAAGGGACATTCGGCGTCCTTTGCCGTGGAAAGCTATCAGAGTTTGTACTTGAAGGCCTACTTTCCGCTGGAATTTATGGTTGGGGTAATCAACAACTTTGGGGGATTTTATCATACCGAGTTTTACATCCACGAACTCCGTATGAACGGGGCAGATATCCAAGCTCCCCATATCAACGAAAGCGACTACCTGACCAATATCAAAGGAAAGACGGTGTATTTGGGTTTGATTCATCTGAAGTATTTGGAGAAAGCGAGTACAGAAAAAATCTTGAGCGAGCGTAGAGCCAATGGTTTGTTTGCGGGCTTATCCGACTTTATTGCACGAGTAGGGATTAGTTTGGAGCAGACGCTTATTCTGATCCGCATCGGTTGTTTCCGCTTTACAGGCAAAAGCAAGCAGGAGCTGCTTTGGGAGGCGCATTTTATCCTGAACAAGCGCAAGGCGGTCAGCACGGGAAATGAACTGTTCCGGCAGGCAGGATTTCGGGAATTGCAGGTTCCCGAACTCGAGCCCTCCGATGTGCGGCAGGATATTGTGGATCAGATTGATATTTTAGAATTTCCACTGGACTCTCCCTTTCATCTGGTCAAAGATCAAACAGTCCCGAGTATCAAGGCTAAAGATTTAAAGCAGTATTTGGGCAAACAAGTACAAATCATCGGCTACCTAGTGACGATCAAATACACCCGTACGGTGAAGGGGGATGTGATGAACTTTGGCACCTTTATCGATCGGGAGGGAGACTGGATAGATACGGTGCATTTTCCCCCTGTGGTGAAAAAACACCCTTTCAAAGGCCGTGGCATCTACCTGATCAAAGGTAAGGTGACCCAGGAATTTGATTTTTACAGCATAGAGGTGGAAAGTTGCGAAAGGATGGCCTATTGGAATGCGGCTGATTGA
- a CDS encoding LOG family protein, which produces MKKITVYCGSNRGLNPNYEQGAKALASEMIKRELDLVYGAGNVGLMGVIADAMLVGGRQVYGIIPQKLVDIEVAHRGCTELTVVETMRDRKWLMAEKGDGFIAMPGGIGTFEELFEIMTLNQLGYIQKPLALYNVNGYYDGLLAFLKHSSEEGFLHQAQLNLLTVSDDPVDLLNQMQGFKPVHIDKWEVKR; this is translated from the coding sequence ATGAAAAAAATAACGGTGTATTGTGGTTCAAATAGAGGGTTGAATCCAAACTATGAACAAGGAGCCAAAGCATTGGCATCTGAGATGATTAAAAGGGAATTGGATTTAGTGTATGGTGCAGGCAATGTTGGTCTGATGGGGGTTATAGCGGATGCCATGCTAGTAGGAGGGAGGCAGGTATACGGGATTATTCCGCAAAAGTTGGTAGATATCGAAGTAGCGCATAGGGGCTGTACTGAGCTTACAGTGGTGGAAACCATGCGGGACAGAAAGTGGCTGATGGCCGAAAAAGGGGATGGGTTTATAGCAATGCCAGGAGGGATTGGAACTTTTGAGGAGTTATTTGAGATCATGACCCTCAATCAGCTGGGGTATATTCAAAAACCATTGGCGCTGTACAATGTGAATGGGTATTACGATGGCTTACTTGCATTCTTGAAGCATTCCAGTGAAGAAGGTTTCTTACATCAAGCACAATTGAATCTTTTAACCGTATCCGATGACCCTGTTGACTTACTGAATCAAATGCAAGGCTTCAAGCCTGTACATATAGATAAGTGGGAGGTAAAGAGGTAG
- the chrA gene encoding chromate efflux transporter, giving the protein MSVRKVRYYLYLQDVLLLSVTAFGGPQAFLAMVLDLMVKKRGYIKEEELWELNALCQILPGPTSTQTISAIGYRIGGPNLAYLSLVVWILPATLLMITAAFLIDFLQENTPGALNFAKFIQPMAIGFIIYAAQKTIFKMVKTSEATVLMMFSAFVSFFYNSPYLFPLLLLVGGISTSLKFKEQPREEGDKKLQINWSNFFLWGGVLVFAAVLGAITKNQSILLFENFYRNGSLIFGGGQVLVPYLYTEFVEFKKFLSSQEFLTGYGISQGIPGPTFSISSYVGALSMREYGLPGLLTGGFIAAAGIFLPGTFLIFFVIRFWDQLKKYRPVRAALEGINAVSCGMLIAAAYLLFEPLDANLFNILAIFSTYLLLQFTKLSSPLIIIIGLVAGITYNWIF; this is encoded by the coding sequence ATGTCGGTACGGAAAGTACGGTATTACCTTTATCTACAGGATGTATTGCTACTTTCCGTAACGGCCTTTGGTGGCCCACAGGCTTTTTTGGCTATGGTGCTTGATTTGATGGTCAAAAAAAGGGGGTATATCAAAGAAGAGGAATTATGGGAACTGAATGCATTATGCCAGATTCTGCCAGGACCAACATCCACTCAGACCATCTCTGCCATTGGATACAGAATAGGAGGCCCCAATTTAGCCTATCTTTCTCTCGTGGTCTGGATTCTACCAGCGACTTTATTAATGATCACTGCTGCGTTCTTAATTGATTTTTTGCAGGAAAATACACCTGGAGCGCTGAACTTTGCGAAGTTCATCCAGCCCATGGCGATTGGTTTCATTATCTATGCTGCGCAAAAAACCATTTTTAAAATGGTAAAGACTTCTGAGGCTACTGTTCTCATGATGTTTTCTGCATTTGTTTCTTTCTTTTACAACTCTCCCTATTTATTTCCACTCCTCTTGTTGGTAGGTGGCATCAGTACTTCACTCAAATTTAAGGAACAGCCAAGGGAAGAAGGCGATAAAAAATTACAAATCAACTGGTCAAATTTCTTTCTGTGGGGTGGCGTTTTGGTCTTTGCCGCAGTTCTGGGTGCAATTACCAAAAATCAATCCATCCTTTTATTTGAAAATTTCTATCGTAATGGCTCACTGATTTTTGGGGGTGGGCAAGTATTGGTACCCTACCTTTACACAGAATTTGTAGAGTTCAAAAAATTCCTCAGCTCTCAAGAGTTTTTGACAGGATATGGAATTTCCCAAGGTATACCAGGACCAACTTTTAGCATAAGTTCATATGTAGGAGCACTATCCATGCGAGAATATGGCCTTCCAGGATTACTTACAGGAGGATTTATTGCCGCTGCAGGAATCTTTCTACCCGGTACATTCCTAATCTTCTTTGTCATCCGCTTTTGGGATCAGTTAAAAAAATATCGACCTGTAAGGGCCGCCTTGGAAGGGATCAATGCCGTGAGTTGTGGGATGTTAATAGCAGCAGCCTACTTACTTTTCGAACCATTGGATGCCAATCTTTTCAATATACTAGCAATCTTTAGCACCTATCTTTTGCTACAATTCACCAAGTTAAGTTCTCCTTTGATCATAATCATAGGTCTAGTAGCAGGTATCACCTACAACTGGATATTTTGA
- a CDS encoding isopenicillin N synthase family dioxygenase has product MTEILYDEIPSLDLADFTSGDAEKKAAFVNKLGDAYQNIGFVAIKGHGLNKELQDRLYAVIKQYFSLPDDVKAKHEKPEIGFQRGYTGKGKEHAKGRNTGDLKEFYHVGQELSKIPDTDPIKAEYPANIWPEELPEFKEVALEIYKTLEEAGKNMLRAIALNLGLDEEYFEDKVAYGNSILRQIHYFPIENPDEVPADAVRAAEHGDINLITLLMGASADGLQVLRRDGKWIPITALPDQLVVNVGDMLERLTNKKLKSTIHRVVNPPREMMHTSRYSIPFFMHPRSEMDLTCLESCVDEHNPKQFTDATAGEFLEERLRELGLKK; this is encoded by the coding sequence ATGACAGAGATTTTATATGATGAAATCCCATCGTTGGATTTAGCTGATTTCACTTCGGGAGATGCCGAAAAAAAAGCTGCCTTTGTTAACAAACTTGGCGATGCTTATCAAAACATTGGTTTCGTAGCAATCAAAGGGCACGGTCTAAACAAAGAATTGCAGGATCGTTTGTATGCCGTAATCAAGCAATATTTCAGCCTTCCAGACGATGTAAAAGCCAAGCATGAGAAACCAGAAATTGGTTTTCAGAGAGGATATACGGGCAAGGGAAAAGAGCATGCAAAAGGTAGAAATACCGGGGACTTGAAAGAATTTTATCACGTAGGACAGGAGCTGTCAAAGATCCCTGATACTGACCCGATCAAGGCGGAATACCCAGCCAATATCTGGCCAGAAGAACTTCCAGAGTTTAAAGAAGTAGCCTTAGAAATCTACAAAACATTGGAGGAAGCTGGCAAAAATATGCTGAGGGCCATTGCACTAAACCTAGGACTGGATGAAGAATACTTTGAAGACAAAGTTGCTTATGGTAACTCCATCTTAAGGCAAATCCACTACTTCCCAATCGAAAATCCTGATGAAGTTCCAGCGGATGCGGTTCGAGCAGCAGAACATGGAGACATCAACTTGATCACCTTGCTAATGGGTGCTTCTGCTGATGGTCTACAAGTATTGAGAAGAGATGGCAAGTGGATTCCTATCACTGCTCTGCCAGATCAGTTGGTAGTGAATGTCGGGGATATGTTGGAGCGATTGACCAACAAAAAACTGAAATCCACCATTCACCGAGTAGTAAATCCTCCAAGAGAAATGATGCACACGAGCAGATACTCGATCCCTTTCTTTATGCATCCAAGATCTGAAATGGATCTTACCTGCTTAGAAAGCTGTGTGGATGAACATAATCCAAAACAATTTACAGATGCTACTGCAGGAGAATTCCTCGAAGAGCGTCTACGGGAGTTAGGACTTAAAAAATAA